From Rhodobium gokarnense, a single genomic window includes:
- a CDS encoding putative signal transducing protein, whose protein sequence is MEELLKTNDPVTLSFATSLLEEAGIGHLVVDQHMSIVEGSLGIIPRRLLVERDALTQARALCVDAGIGHELTPEQKGL, encoded by the coding sequence ATGGAAGAGCTCCTGAAGACCAACGATCCGGTGACCCTCTCCTTTGCCACGTCGCTGCTGGAAGAGGCGGGAATCGGGCATCTGGTGGTCGACCAGCACATGAGCATCGTGGAAGGCTCGCTCGGCATCATCCCGCGGCGCCTGCTCGTGGAACGCGATGCGCTGACGCAGGCAAGGGCGCTTTGCGTCGATGCCGGCATCGGCCACGAGCTGACGCCGGAACAGAAGGGCTTGTGA